From the genome of Scytonema hofmannii PCC 7110, one region includes:
- a CDS encoding DUF2862 domain-containing protein: protein MEIGQKVKVFRLRDRVSSPIAKRLGQVGTIEGYKMTDGRGIGVVVKFDDNFATWFFEDEIKVVQ from the coding sequence ATGGAAATTGGACAAAAGGTTAAAGTCTTCCGTTTGCGCGATCGCGTTTCCTCCCCTATTGCCAAAAGGCTCGGACAAGTTGGCACAATTGAAGGCTACAAAATGACCGATGGACGTGGTATTGGTGTCGTCGTGAAATTTGACGACAACTTCGCCACTTGGTTCTTTGAAGACGAGATCAAAGTTGTGCAGTAA
- a CDS encoding Uma2 family endonuclease, with translation MFVTAQQLEKQMPDATRLLSDEPEMESSLHYMQLLLLVSCLEWLWREQNDFFIGANLTVYFSRQQLKNREFRGPDFFLVKETEKRPRTSWVVWEEDGRYPDLIIELLSDSTANVDRKLKKNLYQNRFHTPEYFWFSPESLEFMGFEMVGNQYQEIVSDARGWRWSQVLGLYLGVESGKLRYFTRDGDLVPTPEEAAIAAQKRATETEMLLEQERMRSLQLAEQLRLLGIAPESLTNPDRS, from the coding sequence ATGTTTGTCACAGCGCAACAGCTAGAAAAACAGATGCCAGATGCGACTCGGTTATTAAGTGATGAACCAGAAATGGAAAGTTCGTTACATTATATGCAGCTACTGCTGCTCGTAAGTTGTTTGGAGTGGCTGTGGCGCGAGCAGAATGATTTCTTTATTGGTGCAAATTTAACTGTTTACTTTAGTCGCCAACAGTTGAAAAATCGAGAGTTTAGAGGACCGGACTTTTTCTTGGTGAAAGAAACAGAAAAACGTCCCCGTACTTCCTGGGTAGTGTGGGAGGAAGATGGTCGTTATCCAGACTTAATTATTGAATTACTTTCTGACAGTACAGCAAATGTTGACCGAAAATTGAAGAAGAATTTATATCAAAATCGTTTTCATACTCCTGAGTATTTTTGGTTTTCACCGGAAAGTTTGGAGTTTATGGGTTTTGAGATGGTGGGTAACCAGTATCAGGAAATTGTATCAGATGCACGGGGATGGCGTTGGAGTCAAGTGTTAGGTCTGTACTTGGGTGTGGAGTCTGGGAAACTTCGTTATTTTACACGGGATGGGGATTTAGTCCCGACACCAGAAGAAGCAGCGATCGCGGCACAGAAACGAGCAACGGAGACAGAAATGCTGTTAGAACAAGAACGGATGCGATCGCTACAGTTAGCGGAGCAGTTACGATTGTTGGGAATCGCTCCAGAAAGTTTAACCAACCCGGATCGAAGTTGA
- a CDS encoding Uma2 family endonuclease: MYQNPPCPPQKILPTMYDLPSELVGETGLPDEFHIFQPRLLSETCQPRNFPSEEILLATDLNLYYDLRNPLWYKRPDWYVVLGVARAQQQKDLRLSYVIWQEGVTPLLVVELLSPGTEEEDLGQTLREAKKPPTKWQVYEQILRIPYYVVFDRYTNRLRGFRLEGTRYKELSLPDQRLCLEELQIGLGVWQGSYEGIEGLWLRWYDVNGQWLPTASERTAQESQLVEQERHRAEQEHHRAERLAEYLRSQGIDPDNLP, encoded by the coding sequence ATGTATCAAAATCCGCCTTGTCCACCACAGAAAATTCTACCCACAATGTACGATCTACCAAGTGAATTAGTGGGAGAAACCGGATTGCCAGACGAATTTCATATTTTTCAGCCTAGATTGCTGAGTGAAACTTGCCAACCTCGTAATTTTCCCTCCGAGGAAATTTTACTTGCTACAGACTTAAATCTTTACTACGATCTTCGGAATCCACTCTGGTATAAACGACCCGATTGGTATGTGGTTTTGGGGGTAGCTCGTGCTCAACAACAAAAAGACTTGCGCTTGAGTTACGTAATTTGGCAAGAAGGAGTTACTCCATTGTTAGTTGTTGAGTTGCTTTCACCTGGTACAGAAGAGGAAGATTTGGGACAAACTCTCAGGGAAGCGAAAAAGCCCCCAACTAAGTGGCAAGTTTACGAGCAAATTTTACGTATTCCTTACTACGTTGTATTTGATCGATATACAAATCGATTGCGAGGTTTTCGTTTGGAGGGAACTCGTTACAAAGAACTATCGTTACCTGACCAACGGTTGTGTTTAGAAGAATTACAGATTGGTCTGGGGGTTTGGCAAGGTTCTTATGAGGGGATAGAAGGTTTATGGCTGCGTTGGTATGATGTTAATGGGCAATGGCTACCAACAGCTAGTGAACGTACAGCGCAAGAAAGTCAACTTGTGGAACAAGAACGCCACCGTGCAGAGCAAGAACACCACCGTGCAGAGCGACTAGCAGAGTATTTACGCTCTCAGGGAATTGATCCGGACAACTTGCCCTAG
- a CDS encoding ABC transporter permease, whose amino-acid sequence MRGVVRKAGKLRRVLPVSDSWWAKFDLLRTLVRRDLEARYKGSVLGNFWPLLNQLSQLLIYTYVFSIVLKVKLSLKTLPDNEFTFGIWLFAGLLPWIAFSSGLIQAANSVVIQPNLVKKVVFPIALLPLVPILSTFIESSFGLMVLIFFVAVISHNIHTTLALLPLVWLPQLLFTAGLGYLAAALTVFLRDIPQTMGVILNLWFYLTPLVYPSDVIPLRWRILVFWLNPMAAIAEVYRDLVLAGNVKHWGEWGMATVIAVCIFHGGLWCYRRLRPAFADVL is encoded by the coding sequence ATGCGAGGAGTAGTACGGAAGGCTGGAAAGCTAAGGCGAGTACTGCCAGTTAGTGATAGCTGGTGGGCAAAGTTTGACTTGCTGAGGACTCTAGTAAGGCGCGATCTGGAGGCAAGGTACAAAGGTTCCGTCTTGGGTAACTTTTGGCCTTTGTTGAATCAATTATCACAGTTATTGATATACACTTACGTATTCTCAATTGTTCTTAAGGTGAAGCTAAGCTTAAAAACTTTACCAGATAACGAGTTTACCTTTGGTATATGGTTATTTGCAGGGCTACTACCGTGGATCGCATTCAGCAGTGGTTTGATTCAAGCTGCTAATTCAGTAGTAATACAGCCAAATTTAGTGAAGAAAGTGGTATTTCCCATTGCTTTGTTACCATTAGTGCCAATTTTATCAACATTCATTGAAAGTTCATTTGGTCTCATGGTATTGATTTTTTTTGTAGCGGTAATTTCTCATAATATCCACACGACTCTTGCTCTGTTACCTTTGGTATGGCTACCACAGTTATTGTTTACGGCTGGTTTAGGGTACTTAGCAGCAGCATTGACTGTGTTTTTGCGTGATATTCCTCAGACTATGGGGGTAATACTAAATCTTTGGTTTTATCTGACGCCCCTCGTGTATCCATCTGATGTTATTCCTCTAAGATGGCGAATTTTAGTATTTTGGTTAAATCCAATGGCGGCTATTGCAGAAGTTTACCGAGATTTAGTCTTAGCAGGCAATGTCAAGCATTGGGGTGAGTGGGGGATGGCTACAGTAATTGCTGTCTGTATCTTTCATGGTGGATTATGGTGTTACCGTCGCTTGCGTCCAGCTTTTGCAGATGTGTTATAA
- a CDS encoding ABC transporter ATP-binding protein, whose amino-acid sequence MVEEIAISLKNVSKCFKRYAHPVDRLKELLLPGNSRSDEFWALRDINLEIPKGKTVGLVGRNGSGKSTLLQIIAGTLTPTTGGVNVKGRVSALLELGSGFNPEFTGRQNVFFNGRLLGLTQQEIEDKFDEIAGFADIGDFIDQPVKTYSSGMFVRLAFAVAVNVDPEILIVDEALAVGDVVFQHRSMRRMRALMDSGVTTLFVSHDPGAIKTLCNSAVMIDDGKIYTSGLPNDVIIKYMKLVTETELGILPLEEELQSNSEVKENTVTQQRIQPPKPIVKVKPTRRGNRKALIEKILLLNQAGENTGEVIIFGFNEQVTLLVDIQVYEPLQGCIVGFFICDKNGNELIGSNTIEENRPIGRLEPGIRLHIEFKFHLSLRPGSYSLTVAGAENYTAMTFDWVDNAIVFQVLPPDTGKRIHALVDIPIGVEVSQQMLPILATYDESMIA is encoded by the coding sequence ATGGTTGAGGAAATTGCAATTTCCCTAAAAAATGTCTCAAAGTGCTTTAAGCGGTATGCTCATCCTGTAGATCGGCTAAAAGAACTTTTGTTACCAGGCAACAGTAGATCTGATGAGTTTTGGGCATTGCGAGATATTAACTTGGAGATTCCGAAGGGAAAAACTGTGGGGCTTGTAGGACGCAATGGTTCTGGGAAAAGCACGTTATTGCAAATAATTGCCGGAACGCTAACACCAACTACAGGAGGAGTAAACGTTAAGGGCAGAGTATCAGCACTTCTAGAATTAGGTAGCGGGTTTAATCCAGAGTTTACCGGACGGCAAAACGTATTTTTTAATGGAAGATTATTAGGATTAACTCAGCAAGAAATTGAAGATAAATTTGATGAGATTGCTGGATTTGCTGATATCGGAGATTTCATTGACCAGCCTGTAAAAACATACTCAAGTGGTATGTTTGTTCGTTTAGCTTTTGCTGTAGCGGTAAATGTCGATCCAGAAATTTTAATAGTTGACGAAGCATTGGCTGTTGGAGATGTGGTATTTCAACATCGTTCTATGCGACGGATGCGAGCTTTGATGGATTCTGGAGTAACAACTTTATTTGTCTCCCACGATCCAGGAGCAATAAAGACTTTGTGTAACTCAGCCGTAATGATCGATGACGGAAAAATTTATACATCGGGTCTTCCTAATGATGTCATTATAAAGTACATGAAACTTGTGACAGAAACAGAGTTGGGAATATTACCTCTGGAAGAGGAACTACAATCCAATTCTGAAGTCAAGGAAAATACTGTTACACAACAGAGAATACAACCTCCTAAACCTATAGTTAAAGTAAAGCCAACACGCAGAGGTAATCGTAAGGCGTTAATTGAGAAAATTTTATTGCTGAATCAAGCAGGAGAAAATACTGGAGAGGTTATTATTTTTGGATTTAATGAACAAGTCACGTTGCTTGTAGATATCCAAGTTTACGAACCTCTACAAGGGTGTATTGTTGGTTTTTTTATTTGTGATAAAAATGGTAACGAACTGATTGGTAGCAACACTATTGAAGAGAACCGACCAATTGGCAGGCTAGAGCCTGGAATTAGATTGCACATTGAGTTCAAATTTCATTTGTCCTTGCGTCCTGGTTCCTATAGTTTAACTGTAGCAGGTGCAGAGAACTATACAGCAATGACTTTTGATTGGGTTGATAATGCAATAGTTTTTCAAGTTTTACCTCCCGATACAGGAAAGCGTATTCATGCCTTGGTTGATATACCGATTGGCGTTGAAGTGTCACAGCAGATGTTACCAATTTTGGCAACCTATGATGAGAGTATGATTGCATGA
- a CDS encoding class I SAM-dependent methyltransferase → MSSSGEKDYPSLSDLSEADLGENLSVKKMLRLVGENKQVVDFGCATGYFARWLTHRGCQVTGVEINSNAAQVAKSYCEQVIVADLDFTSLVEILPNQTFDVAVFGDVLEHLRDPWRVLQQARQILKPEGYVVVSIPNIAHGAIRLALLQGRFEYMAQGILDNTHLRFFTYRTVKELLESSGYFIDVMERTKLPISSASELLPDINTNNFDIKILQSLEQDEEADTLQFVIRAFPLSLEGKYAALNEEYTRLVNEVKSSYAELEQIRSELQQSQSELQEKETELEKSQIQIQQKQSELERSQVEIKEKQKSLEQSQTQLQHIQTELERVDFQLQQTQAELKDAHSQIKQTQVELKDSQSELQQTQAELENSQWQLQQLQAELEHFQSSELQQTQAELQYSQLQLQQVQLQLQQAHAGWERCQNIVQAMESSKFWKIRQNWFMLKSLLGLKND, encoded by the coding sequence ATGAGTAGTAGTGGGGAAAAGGATTATCCTTCGTTATCTGATTTATCGGAAGCCGACTTAGGTGAAAACTTAAGTGTAAAAAAAATGTTGCGCTTGGTAGGAGAAAACAAGCAAGTTGTAGATTTTGGCTGTGCAACTGGTTATTTTGCTCGGTGGCTAACTCATAGAGGATGCCAGGTAACTGGAGTCGAGATCAACTCAAATGCAGCCCAAGTTGCTAAGTCTTATTGCGAACAAGTTATTGTAGCTGACTTAGATTTTACATCTCTAGTTGAGATTTTACCAAACCAAACATTTGATGTAGCTGTATTTGGAGATGTTTTAGAACACTTACGCGATCCTTGGCGTGTATTACAACAGGCTCGTCAAATATTAAAACCAGAAGGATATGTCGTTGTGTCTATACCAAATATTGCTCATGGAGCGATTCGGCTAGCTTTACTACAAGGGCGATTTGAGTACATGGCACAAGGAATTCTAGATAATACACATCTCAGATTTTTTACATATAGAACTGTTAAAGAATTGTTGGAGAGTTCCGGATATTTTATTGATGTAATGGAACGAACAAAATTGCCAATTAGTTCTGCCTCTGAATTGCTACCAGATATTAATACAAATAATTTTGATATTAAAATTCTTCAAAGTCTGGAACAAGATGAAGAAGCAGACACTTTGCAGTTTGTTATCAGAGCGTTTCCTTTATCCTTGGAAGGTAAGTATGCAGCATTGAATGAAGAGTATACTAGGCTAGTCAATGAAGTAAAATCTTCTTATGCTGAACTAGAACAAATTCGTTCGGAACTACAACAATCACAGAGTGAACTCCAAGAAAAAGAAACTGAATTAGAAAAATCACAAATACAAATTCAACAAAAGCAGTCAGAATTAGAGCGTTCTCAAGTTGAGATTAAAGAAAAACAAAAATCTTTAGAACAATCACAAACTCAACTGCAACACATACAAACAGAATTAGAGCGAGTTGATTTTCAGTTACAACAAACTCAGGCGGAGCTAAAGGATGCTCACTCACAAATAAAACAAACTCAAGTAGAACTAAAGGATTCTCAATCGGAACTGCAACAAACTCAAGCGGAACTAGAGAATTCTCAATGGCAATTGCAACAACTGCAAGCGGAACTAGAGCATTTTCAATCATCGGAACTGCAACAAACTCAGGCGGAACTACAGTATTCTCAATTGCAACTACAGCAGGTACAGCTTCAGTTGCAACAAGCTCATGCAGGTTGGGAACGTTGTCAAAACATTGTTCAGGCAATGGAAAGTAGTAAATTTTGGAAAATCCGACAAAATTGGTTTATGTTGAAGAGCTTATTAGGGTTGAAAAATGATTAA
- a CDS encoding glycosyltransferase family 2 protein, with protein MMNQATQSKLLFNQKELNRCHSRLQQTQAELERLHPHFCQGKVVKKDDTSLTLGTVYRRWQQALGFAFTTHPESVKFISQGKHLWTVFKTKGTRNALAKILKKTSQKLDNVTHPIVAIAQEIPCSDDADYQKWLNKNYPRQADLRKMAETVEVFSYTPIISIIMPVFNTPECFLKQAVESVLSQVYPFWELCIADDCSTEPYVKQVLEKYAAIDLRIKVSFRKENGHISRASNSAIEIATGEFIALLDHDDVLTPDALYEVALLLNRHPDADMIYSDEDKVDEHNKLKEPFFKPDWCPDSFLSRMYTCHLGVYRKSLVDQIERFREGYEGSQDYDLVLRLTEKTNNIFHIPKILYHWRIHCESASCVANVKPYAAIAAERALADALKRRGEPGRVIQAANLVGHYVVRYKILDYKLVSIIIPTKDLADVLDKCLTSIFEKTVYPNYEVIVIDNGSKEQETVEVLAKWQKKYPDQFRCFPLDIPFNFSKINNYAVSQAKGDYLLFLNNDIEVITSDWLNAMIEQAQRPSIGSVGALLLYPDNTVQHAGVVMGIGGVAGHSHKYYPADAPGYFNQLSTVNNYSAVTAACLMCRREVFEAVEGFEEELSVAFNDVDLCLKIFEKGYRNIYLPHVILYHYESKSRGYEDTPEKQARFCKEIEYMHNKWRKYIKCDPCYNINLTCKHEDYSLKI; from the coding sequence ATGATGAATCAGGCAACACAGTCTAAATTACTGTTTAACCAAAAAGAACTGAATCGCTGCCACTCTCGATTACAACAAACACAGGCAGAATTAGAACGATTGCATCCTCATTTTTGTCAAGGAAAAGTAGTCAAAAAAGATGATACTTCTTTGACATTAGGAACAGTATATCGTAGATGGCAACAAGCTCTTGGATTTGCTTTCACGACTCATCCAGAAAGTGTTAAATTTATCTCACAAGGAAAACATTTGTGGACTGTTTTCAAAACAAAGGGAACTCGCAACGCTTTAGCTAAAATTCTTAAGAAGACATCTCAAAAGCTAGATAACGTAACTCATCCAATTGTTGCGATCGCACAAGAAATTCCTTGCAGTGATGATGCCGATTACCAAAAGTGGCTGAATAAAAATTACCCCAGACAGGCAGATTTACGAAAGATGGCTGAAACTGTAGAAGTGTTTAGTTATACACCAATCATCAGCATTATTATGCCAGTCTTCAATACGCCTGAGTGTTTTTTGAAACAAGCAGTAGAATCTGTATTATCGCAGGTGTATCCCTTTTGGGAGTTGTGTATTGCTGATGATTGCTCAACAGAACCATATGTCAAACAAGTCTTAGAAAAATATGCGGCTATAGATCTAAGAATAAAAGTTTCTTTTAGAAAAGAGAATGGTCATATTTCACGGGCTTCTAACTCTGCTATAGAAATTGCCACTGGAGAATTTATTGCTTTACTAGATCATGATGATGTACTGACACCAGATGCATTGTATGAAGTAGCTTTACTACTCAATCGGCATCCAGATGCTGATATGATTTATTCTGATGAAGACAAAGTTGACGAGCATAATAAACTGAAAGAGCCTTTTTTCAAACCAGATTGGTGTCCTGACTCATTTCTGTCTCGGATGTACACTTGTCATCTCGGAGTTTATCGTAAAAGCTTGGTAGACCAAATAGAGCGATTTCGAGAAGGTTATGAGGGTAGCCAAGATTATGATTTAGTTCTAAGGCTAACAGAAAAAACTAATAATATTTTTCATATACCCAAAATCCTTTATCATTGGAGAATTCATTGTGAATCTGCTTCGTGTGTAGCTAATGTCAAACCATATGCTGCTATAGCAGCAGAACGAGCTTTAGCAGATGCCTTGAAACGAAGAGGTGAGCCAGGACGAGTTATACAGGCTGCAAATCTGGTTGGGCATTACGTTGTTCGATATAAAATACTTGACTATAAACTAGTAAGTATCATAATACCTACAAAAGATTTAGCTGATGTTTTGGATAAATGTTTAACATCTATTTTTGAAAAAACAGTTTACCCAAACTATGAAGTCATTGTTATAGATAATGGTAGTAAGGAACAGGAGACAGTAGAAGTACTGGCAAAGTGGCAAAAGAAGTATCCAGATCAATTTAGATGTTTTCCACTTGATATACCATTCAATTTTTCTAAAATTAATAACTATGCTGTAAGTCAAGCAAAAGGCGATTACCTCCTGTTTTTAAATAATGATATAGAGGTTATAACTTCTGATTGGCTTAACGCAATGATTGAACAAGCTCAAAGACCTTCTATAGGCTCTGTAGGAGCTTTGCTTTTATATCCGGATAATACAGTTCAGCACGCTGGTGTAGTAATGGGTATTGGTGGAGTAGCCGGTCATAGTCATAAATATTATCCAGCAGATGCGCCTGGGTACTTTAATCAACTTTCAACTGTCAATAATTATTCGGCTGTAACAGCAGCTTGTTTGATGTGCAGACGTGAAGTGTTTGAAGCAGTAGAAGGCTTTGAAGAGGAACTGTCAGTAGCATTTAATGATGTTGACTTGTGTTTAAAAATTTTTGAAAAAGGTTATAGGAATATTTATCTGCCTCATGTCATACTATATCATTATGAATCTAAAAGCCGAGGTTATGAAGATACACCAGAAAAACAAGCTCGATTTTGTAAAGAGATTGAGTATATGCACAACAAGTGGAGAAAATATATTAAATGCGATCCTTGTTACAATATCAATCTAACTTGTAAACATGAAGATTATAGTCTCAAGATATGA
- a CDS encoding glycosyltransferase family 2 protein has protein sequence MKLLFPNEKIEKLKYWLQIKGTLGLLRYLYQRIAFSLKVRSDYQKWVARNRLTKQDIAAAKEQIDGWLIHPKFSVIMPVYNVEADWLKKAIESVQNQIYPYWELCIADDASTKPHIRRVLDEYSQRDSRLKVVFCSENKGISSASNSALEMATGDYIVLLDHDDELTLDALFENAKLINKYPEADFIYSDEDKIDTKGYRFTPNFKPDWSPEYFYSCMYTCHLGVYRAKIIREIGGFRRQYDGSQDYDLVLRVIEKTKNIYHIPKILYHWRSIPSSAAAGSQAKPWAYTAAKKALEAMIERSPYPGHVEVTSNPGIYRIRRDILGNPLISIIIPGNGQAIATPSDLQVLIRNCICSIEQLSTYRNYEIVVVDGFDIAESIMEEIKRPNLQIIRCDKFLKKTEKINIGVTKARGQFLLLLSEEVEVITSDWLESMLELAQQTEIGAVGAKILLPNRKIHHIGVVFLEGNYYHPFSGFDSEAPGYHCSNIVNKNCLAITAACLMIKKELFQELGRLDESFSSIDVSHLDLCLKAHQMGYRNVITPYAQLTHYKPVNCKKSLPSQELTLLNEKWNNYLNELKKDPYYNSNLSHLSNIFPLASISDKLSSYCPPYM, from the coding sequence ATGAAACTTTTATTTCCTAATGAAAAAATTGAAAAACTTAAATATTGGTTGCAAATTAAAGGTACGCTAGGACTTTTAAGATATTTATATCAACGAATAGCATTCTCCTTAAAAGTAAGAAGCGATTATCAAAAATGGGTAGCAAGAAATCGGTTAACAAAGCAAGATATTGCTGCTGCTAAAGAACAAATTGATGGGTGGCTTATCCATCCAAAATTTTCTGTCATTATGCCCGTCTACAATGTAGAGGCGGATTGGTTAAAGAAAGCGATTGAATCTGTGCAAAATCAAATATATCCCTATTGGGAACTTTGTATTGCTGATGATGCCTCTACAAAACCTCATATTCGCCGTGTATTAGATGAATACAGTCAACGCGATTCACGATTGAAAGTTGTTTTTTGCTCAGAAAATAAAGGGATTTCATCGGCTAGTAACTCTGCGTTGGAAATGGCAACTGGAGATTACATTGTTCTTCTAGACCATGATGATGAATTAACTCTTGATGCTCTATTTGAAAACGCTAAACTCATCAACAAGTATCCAGAAGCAGATTTTATATATAGTGATGAAGATAAAATAGATACTAAGGGTTACCGTTTTACACCAAATTTTAAACCAGACTGGTCGCCAGAGTATTTTTATTCCTGTATGTACACCTGTCATCTAGGAGTTTATCGAGCAAAAATTATCCGTGAAATTGGTGGTTTTCGCCGTCAGTATGACGGTTCCCAAGACTATGACTTGGTACTACGAGTTATAGAAAAAACTAAAAACATCTATCATATCCCAAAAATTCTTTACCACTGGCGCAGTATACCTTCATCTGCTGCAGCTGGTTCACAAGCAAAACCTTGGGCTTACACTGCAGCTAAAAAAGCTCTGGAAGCGATGATCGAGCGCAGTCCATATCCTGGGCATGTAGAAGTAACATCAAATCCAGGTATCTATAGAATTCGACGAGATATACTTGGAAATCCTTTGATAAGTATTATTATTCCTGGGAATGGACAAGCAATTGCGACACCTTCTGATTTGCAGGTTCTCATCAGAAATTGTATTTGCAGCATCGAACAGTTAAGTACATATCGAAACTATGAGATTGTTGTAGTAGATGGATTTGATATTGCAGAATCAATTATGGAGGAAATTAAAAGACCCAATTTGCAAATCATTCGCTGTGATAAATTTTTAAAAAAAACTGAGAAAATTAATATAGGAGTTACGAAGGCGAGAGGTCAATTCTTGCTGTTGTTATCTGAAGAAGTAGAAGTGATAACTTCTGACTGGTTAGAGTCAATGCTAGAACTTGCCCAACAAACTGAAATAGGTGCAGTTGGGGCTAAAATATTACTACCAAATCGGAAGATACACCATATTGGAGTGGTTTTTCTTGAAGGTAACTACTATCATCCTTTTAGTGGTTTTGATAGCGAAGCTCCTGGCTACCATTGTTCCAATATCGTTAACAAAAATTGTTTAGCTATCACTGCCGCTTGCCTAATGATAAAAAAAGAACTTTTTCAAGAATTAGGAAGACTTGATGAAAGTTTCTCATCTATAGATGTCAGTCATTTAGATTTGTGTCTCAAAGCTCATCAAATGGGGTATCGTAATGTAATAACGCCCTATGCTCAACTTACTCATTATAAACCTGTTAACTGTAAGAAAAGTCTGCCATCTCAAGAACTTACTTTATTAAATGAGAAATGGAACAACTACTTGAATGAATTAAAAAAAGATCCTTACTATAACTCTAATTTGTCACATCTTTCCAATATTTTTCCATTAGCCTCGATTTCTGATAAATTAAGTAGTTATTGCCCACCCTATATGTAG
- a CDS encoding glycosyltransferase family 2 protein — MRNKIKYSIVIPIFNEEEVLPELWHRLSKVLRQLEGFSEVIFVNDGSYDNSLEILKNLCVDNPEIKIINLSRNFGHQCSLSAGIDNACGAAVILMDGDLQDAPEAIFSFVDKWKEGYAVVYAVRQKRKEKLLKRIAFNLFYRFQSLFSTLNLPLYAGIFSLMDRKVILALRSMPERNKYISGLRAYAGFKQTGVLVERGPRYRGEPKVSIVKLFKLAFDGIFSFSTLPLRIATFLGLISSIFAFFLGLIGLYFKFILKQEFLDWAFGLTSTFFIGGVQLLFLGILGEYIGRIYDEVKQRPYYIINEKIGFEEEQ, encoded by the coding sequence GTGAGAAATAAAATTAAATACTCTATTGTTATACCAATTTTTAATGAAGAAGAAGTTCTTCCAGAGTTATGGCATAGGCTTTCAAAAGTTTTGAGGCAATTAGAAGGTTTCAGTGAGGTGATATTTGTTAATGACGGTAGTTATGACAACTCTCTTGAAATTTTGAAAAATTTGTGTGTTGACAATCCAGAAATTAAAATTATAAATTTATCAAGAAATTTTGGTCATCAATGTAGTCTTTCAGCAGGTATTGATAATGCTTGTGGAGCAGCAGTCATACTTATGGATGGGGATTTACAAGATGCTCCTGAGGCTATTTTTAGTTTTGTTGACAAGTGGAAAGAAGGCTATGCAGTTGTGTACGCAGTTCGCCAGAAAAGAAAGGAAAAACTATTAAAAAGGATAGCTTTTAACTTATTTTATCGCTTTCAAAGTTTATTTTCTACGTTAAATCTTCCTTTATACGCAGGTATTTTCTCTCTAATGGACAGAAAGGTAATACTTGCCTTACGTTCTATGCCTGAAAGAAATAAATATATCAGTGGTCTAAGAGCTTATGCAGGATTCAAACAGACAGGTGTTTTAGTGGAACGCGGACCAAGATATCGAGGCGAACCCAAAGTATCAATTGTCAAGTTATTCAAGTTAGCATTCGATGGTATATTTTCTTTTTCTACTCTTCCTCTTAGAATAGCTACTTTTTTAGGGCTAATCTCCTCTATTTTTGCATTCTTTTTAGGTTTAATTGGATTATACTTTAAGTTTATTTTAAAACAAGAATTTTTAGATTGGGCATTCGGATTAACGTCAACTTTTTTTATAGGTGGTGTTCAACTATTATTCTTAGGAATTCTTGGCGAGTACATTGGTAGAATTTATGATGAGGTTAAACAAAGACCATACTATATAATTAATGAAAAAATAGGTTTTGAAGAAGAGCAATAA
- a CDS encoding EamA family transporter, whose translation MTLQEFILLLMSVLASVAGQFFLKAGATKLGRVSIDNAINHILSIITIPELLVGLASYGLGALAYILLLTRVNLSIAGPSVSLVYVFSVLLGYFIFKEHIPISRFVGLGLIMAGVILVVWQK comes from the coding sequence GTGACACTGCAAGAATTTATTTTACTGCTTATGTCAGTCCTAGCTAGTGTTGCAGGTCAGTTTTTCTTAAAAGCAGGAGCAACAAAGTTAGGAAGGGTTAGCATTGATAATGCTATTAATCATATCCTAAGTATTATCACGATACCTGAACTCTTGGTAGGATTAGCTAGCTACGGGCTAGGCGCTTTAGCATACATCCTTCTATTGACTAGAGTAAATCTCAGCATAGCCGGTCCATCTGTATCCCTGGTCTATGTTTTTTCTGTATTATTGGGTTACTTTATATTTAAGGAACACATTCCTATCAGCCGTTTCGTAGGATTAGGTTTAATTATGGCCGGAGTGATATTAGTTGTTTGGCAAAAATAA